From Brassica rapa cultivar Chiifu-401-42 chromosome A06, CAAS_Brap_v3.01, whole genome shotgun sequence:
CAAAACTAATCGATTATTGTCtgattgattttgatttttttttgtttcatcagTAAATAGAGAGAAAGGAAAAAGATGGGGGTTCCGTTAGTATGCCACGGACATTCTCGTCCCGTCGTCGACGTTTCTTACAGTCCGGTGACTCCAGATGGGTTCTTCCTCATCAGCGCCAGCAAAGGTACGATCCTGATTTGATTCAGGATCAATCGATTTGGTTATGAACATATCCATGATCTTTGTCTTGTTCATGGATTATGAGCTGCCTTGAGATTGTTGTTGTAACTCTTAGCTGACTTTTTGTGATTGATTATTCAGATTCGAACCCAATGTTGAGGAATGGGGAGACAGGTGATTGGATAGGGACTTTTGAAGGACATAAAGGAGCAGTTTGGAGTTGCAGCCTTGATAAACATGCTATGCGTGCTGCCTCTGCTTCTGCTGATTTCACTGCGTATGTTCTTCTTTGTTTTACCATTTAGTCTTTTTTTGTAAGTTTAATAGCCACTAGTGATGTGTTGTTTGCTTAAAGCTTCCAGAGAAAATGGTTAACCGAGTTTGATGGCATTAAGGCTTTTTCTTTGTggttataacatatatataccaGGAAAATATGGAATGCATTGACTGGAGATGAGTTGCACTCCTTTGAACACAAGCACATTGTTCGTGCGTGTGCCTTCTCAGAGGTAAGACTGATTCGAATCCCTTGCCAAGTGTTTTGATATAAGGGATATGGATGGTGTTCATTTTTTTGGTTCTGTTGTGGTCTTAATGCACAACTCTTTACTTTCTAGGACACTCACCTTTTGCTCACCGGTGGAATGGAGAAGATTCTTCGGATATTCGATATGAATAGACCAGACGCACCTCCAAAAGAAGTTGGAAACTCTCCTGGTTCAATCAGAACCGTAGAATGGCTTCACAGTGATAATACTATCCTGAGCTCTTGCACAGATACCGGTGACATTAGGTATGTCACCACATCATTCCTGGAGCCCTTTAGTATATTCCTGGTCTCATCATCCTTTTGGCATATATCCTCTGTAGGTTATGGGACATAAGAAGTGACAAGATTGTTCAGACATTAGAAACGAAGTTCCCAGTCACTAGTGCTGAAGTAAGCCAAGATGGGCGATACATAACTACTGCTGATGGATCTAGTGTTAAGTTTTGGGACGCCAATAAGTAAGTTTCAGATTTTCTATCCTTTTCTTTGTCCTCTTTATGCTAAAAAGCTTTTCTCCTGCTCTCCTAGTTTTGGATTGCTGAAGAGCTATGAGATGCCTTGCAACGTTGAATCTGCCTCCTTGGAACCGAAACACGGAAACACTTTCATTGCTGGAGGAGAAGACATGTGGGTCCATAGGTTTGATTTCCAAACTGGAGAAGAGATTGGTAAGTTTCTAGAAGAAATTTATTTTGGAATCTGTGTGTAAGTCTTTTAAAGCCAATCCGGTGAATTGCAGGGTGTAACAAGGGCCACCACGGACCAGTGCACTGCGTGAGGTATTCGCCAGGAGGGGAGTCATACACGTCAGGCTCAGAAGATGGGACGGTCAGAATATGGGAGGTTGTGGGTTCAGTGAACCATGAGGAGAAGGAGAGTGATCAGAGCGGTAACGTGAAGCTTGTGGCAGAGGAGGTTGTGCGTAAAGCTGAAAGTCTACGTATCAGTGAGAAAGCTGCAGAAGCTAAATGAAACATCGTTACGTATTTAGCTTTATGATAACAATAGAAGACAACGATCCCttcagttttttcttttttggcttACAAGTTTGGCCTGTTATCTTCTTtccaataaataaatatgaacaCTTATTCTCCATCATTCTTTCATCACTTGCTCTCTACATATTATCTCGTCTAATCTGAAATGACATTTCCACATATGCATTAGTCAGGCAAGGAGCATACATCAGCCATGTTAAATCCCTTAGACCTTTGCAGTTCACAATGTCTACACGTGTGGGTTTCGGAAGTAGATAGGATTTGAACTTTTCATGCGCTGGAGTGGCTTTTCCATAGTTATCTCTGTGATATTACCATATTGCACCTCCAGGCCAGATGGAGCA
This genomic window contains:
- the LOC103872342 gene encoding serine-threonine kinase receptor-associated protein; this encodes MGVPLVCHGHSRPVVDVSYSPVTPDGFFLISASKDSNPMLRNGETGDWIGTFEGHKGAVWSCSLDKHAMRAASASADFTAKIWNALTGDELHSFEHKHIVRACAFSEDTHLLLTGGMEKILRIFDMNRPDAPPKEVGNSPGSIRTVEWLHSDNTILSSCTDTGDIRLWDIRSDKIVQTLETKFPVTSAEVSQDGRYITTADGSSVKFWDANNFGLLKSYEMPCNVESASLEPKHGNTFIAGGEDMWVHRFDFQTGEEIGCNKGHHGPVHCVRYSPGGESYTSGSEDGTVRIWEVVGSVNHEEKESDQSGNVKLVAEEVVRKAESLRISEKAAEAK